The Brassica rapa cultivar Chiifu-401-42 chromosome A10, CAAS_Brap_v3.01, whole genome shotgun sequence genome segment ATCAATTTATCTGATATAAATAGACGCCTAGGGAAGATCAAATAAAACAAGTGATCACAGCAGAAAGTGAACTTAACCCTGAGAATTATGGAGCAAATCGTCTTCAACTCACACACTTTCCTTTTAACTCTTTTCGCATTGTTCCCAATTCTCTTCTTCGCAATTCTCAAAAATAAGATCAGAtcaaaaaagataaaacttcCTCCATCCCCTCCAAAGCTTCCTCTCATTGGAAATCTTCATCAGATAGGTAACTTACCCCACAAGTCACTCCAGGACCTCTCACTCAAGCATGGACAGTTCATGTTCGTGAACCTTGGAACCACTCCATACCTAGTTGTTTCGACCGCTGATGCCCTCGAAGAGATCACCAAGAACCACGACATTACCATCTCGAATCGACCCACCAACACTAGCGTTTATCCTCTAATGGGTAATGGTCAAGACTTGTTGTACCATCCTTACGGAGACCACTGGAAGCAACTAAGGAAGATCAGCGCAATGCATCTGATGAATAAAAACGTCGTGAACCACCGGTTTCAAACGTTGAGAGATGAAGAGATCTCGAGTATGTTGGAGACTATTCATCTTTCGAGCCTAAAAGGCGAAGAGATCAATATATCGGATATGATGAATACTGTGGTAAGCAGTGTCCTCCATAGGTCGTACACGGGTAGctccaaaagggaagaaaagGAAGGGCTCTCGAGCTCGATGCGTTTCTTGAACTGGGACGTCAAGTTCAAGAAGCTCTTGGGATCTTTATGCGTGGAGGATTTGTTTCCGATCTTAGGGTTGATGGATAGGTTTACGGGTTTCAAAACTCTTTTAAAGAGTACTTACTTGGAGTTAGATAGTATTATGGAGACTCTCATCAGTGAAAGAGAGAAGGAGAGCTTCGTGGATGTACTTATTCATCAACGAGACAACGATAAACTTGACTACGACGTCAAAGCAATCATGCAggtgtgtgtatatatttatttgcatTCGATTCATAAATTACTATCTGGATTTTTCTTATCGAAATTAAGTGAATATCAAATCATATCGAATattcaatatcttttttttgaacaacatcGAATATTCAATATCATAacctaataattaataaataccTTCAAATAACACTAAATTATGTTTTGTGACAAAATTAGCACacaaaattttcttttcaaactaacattaattttttttggtaacactTAATAtcattagttaaaagttaaaaaatacaatttttgttttatatttgggtttgggtttagtgattataATTTATGGTTTAGTAGTAAGAGAGTGTGGGATTATGATTTAAGAGTTAGAGTAATtaagtgtttttattttcaaaataatgctattttagaattttttttataatataatatgtataaaaatataattgagtgctatttttttgaataaactttttaaaagtgTTGATTTCGAAATTTGcccattaattattgtttttagaTTGTCTCTTTCTTAAAGATGTTTCAATTGTAGGGTATATTTGTCGCGGGTGTAGACTCTGTAGCATTGGAGCTAGAATGGTTGATGGCCGACCTCATCAAGCATCCCAAAGTTATGCGGAAAGCACAAGAAGAGGTACACCGCATAGTTGGGACCAAATCAAAGATAAGCAATGATGAAATAGAAAAAATGCATTATTTGAAATGTGTAATCAAGGAGACAATGAGGCTCCACCCTGCGGGAGTAGTTCCACGAGAGACATCATCTAAGTGGATAAAAGTAGGAGGCTACGATATCCCTCCGAAGACCAAAGTATTCGTGAATCTGTATTCTATCCAACGAGACCCTAAACAATGGGAAAATCCAGACGATTTTATACCTGAGAGATTCATGGAAAATAACATTGAGTTCATGGGGAGCAAAGGGTACATTCCATTTGGATTTGGTCGTAGGAACTGCCCTGGTATGGCCTTTGGTAACACTTTGCTCGAGGAGATTATTGTGAATCTCCTTTACCGGTTTGACTGGAAGTTGCCTGATGGTTCTAAACCGGAAGAGCTTAACATGGAGGAGGTAAGTCAGTTTGTTATCGCAAAGAAGTACCCTCTCAGGCTGGTTCCGGTTCAAAGGTTTAAGAGCAAAGCCTAGGGTTTATGTAATAAGGGTTTCCATTTTTAAGTAATAAATGGGGTCAATGCATTTGGTTTGCTAGTAAGAgtgacaataaaaaaaaaagtgacaaCTATTTATTTCGGTTTTCAATAATGTTTCGGCAAGAATTAGGCCGTTTCCTTGTGTAAGCATGCTATCAAATCATATTATTAATCAATTTTACGATTATTTATCTACTACAGTGTATCTTAACTTATTTGGCTCAAGCTACAATGCCCGGTACAGGCCAACATTTAATTAACTGCATTGATTTTTACCCGAATACATTACGAAAGGTAATCCGCTTCCCGCCCCGCCATGcggttaacagtaacaaaaatctttatatatatcttatatctatatatatttataactgtTAGAATCGCACCACAATTAAATTGCTTGTCCCGCATCGTTCAATCCGTAGTCACTATTCGGAGTCAAATCCTCTTTGTAACGTATACTTTCTTTTATTGACAGAACGGTCTTTACTTTTTAGTTATTactattatttctttttttttaataattctgaactttaattttaataaaaaattatatatatcagCATTGGTTTTCAGCCGTGAGCGGAATCAGAAAGTAGGTAAAAAAAGGTGAATGATTTGACCAGTTGTTTAAGTGATGGATTGATTAATTTCTCATCAAATGATAAATGATAATTCTTTACAATATGTATTCAGTCAAATGGCTCAAACGATTTATATACCGATTAAGATTTCGAATGGTAACAGCGGATTGAGCAGTGCGGGACAAGTGGTTTGACTGCGGTGTAGTTctgacagttataaaaatgtatagatatatggtatatataaagatttttgttactgttgaCTGCGGTGCGGTGCGGGACGAATGTTACCATTCGGAACCTAAGAAAGCCGATTCACCTATAAGGACAAAATgaagttaaaaaataaattttctactCACAATCTGTTTGATAGGCTCTAAgtgattttcttaaattttattataataaaaatagtaatataaaataaatgagtaTTAAGTTAAAATGCTCTAAACTGATGAAAACTATTGGACTAAagtttcaaatttgaaatatcaaCTTGTTTtataatcattatttttataataaattttagaaaCTTGTCAATGGACATGCTATTGAAATAAAAGGGTCAGCTGTGACCAAATGCAAAACTACAAAAGAAAATTGAACCGCATACGATTAATCTTGTTCAACTCTTTTACTCCTACGCATTACTTTAAGCGGTCGTGTTCGCAGTTGGGCCTCTTAGATAAAGaatagaataatatatatttaatttataaagataGATTATAGTAGGCATGGGCGTTCGGGGTCCCAaacgggtttcggttttatccaatcaggtttcggtttttcgaatttatcaaaatcagcctcattcggattatatgaaagttcggttcgggaccggttcgggttctatcgggttcggattgggattagtaaatcttcaaaaaatCGGTACAAtccaatatactttcgggttcgggtcccaattggtttttcggtttaaaagtacctgatttttactaattttataaccaaaacatgagtaaaattggttcttcagttttaaaatacctgatttgcacctattttgtaaccaaaacttaagtaaaatcgattcaaaaataaggaacatcaaccgtgatcattcaaaatcaaacgaaaagtaaacatatttactgataaaaagaaaaccaaatatataaaaacataaaatgaaaaccaagttctcatgaaatgagaaatattgtttaacgaaaacaaaattaaaatctaaatacttcaagattcaacggtCATCTTCAACCATCAACTTTCATGTAATAGTACCACCAACCCTTCATGcaatagaaccaccaaccttcatgtaatagataagtattttagatgttcaatatttcatagtgtattttggatacatattaggaattgagatcatgtttggtacaagatctttcgaggttttgaatgtttcgggttttatcggatatccatttagattcgggttcggtttggataatacccataacccgaaataccacaaaacaagatccattcggtatttacgtcgggttcggatcggttcggattcattttgatcggatcggattcgattcgggttttcgggttcggtttatttgcccagccttAGATTATAGCCAAGAAGTTAGAAATCAGTATTGATAAAATTAGAGAGATTGGAAAAAATAATCCAATAACACATTTTAGGAtcatttttaaaagtatatatgtATGACTAGTGCGATTGTACTATAAGTAGCGTGTTTTGTCAATTACGTAAAAAAAACATGCTTGGTCAATAAAGTCTGAATTAGACAGCTATTTTTGGAATCGACGACCaaaggaaaagagaaaaaaaaaattacacaaatgtatttttttttctttttgcagaAATGTATATTCACGCTAAGAAAAAGAGCCATGCATGCTGAAATCTCGATGAAACTTCCTACCGAGAGAAAAATATCATCTGCAGTATGTATtataaatgtattaaaattatagGTAAACGCAGATCAAATATCCTGAACTTTCAAATTTCAGAAATATTATGAAGTCAAAATATACTTTCCGTTCAAAAATTATGGTTTCAATGCCGGTCTTGActtttataaaattgaatatGGATGATTTTGTACTGTCGCAATTAtggtttaaaattatagaaacatCTGTTCACATTAACACGCAATAATAGAACGTTTTTTAATATTGAAAACCTATTTGGAAACTTATACAGTGTGAAAATGATTACTACTTCCAAATTTATTATCCCGTctgattatttaaaataatgcaatttattgtaaattttgaataaatcaAGTTTTCGAATACTACGGCAGACTGCATGTTGAATACTTATGAACTGTTTTCCACTTTCGCTCAAAAGTTCATATAAAGTACAAATCCTACTTTTTCAAAGTATGCGTAAACGCTCGTTGGAGATTTTAGACACACAATTCGCTAAAATCTTACTAACGagttatgtgtgtgtgtttctaTGACTGGCCCACTGTAAAACCAAGTTTTCAAGGAAGATGGGAGGAACGAACTCTTTTGAAGACCAAGTACATGGCAAAATTGGAGGACCACTAGCGAATGGCACAACGTAGCTTCCTCTTGTAATTGTCTTTtacaaaaactattttttacaaTAAACTTAACCAttaaattttagcaaaaaataataataacaaccGTATTTCATCAGTCAAGAAATTAGAACTTAACTGGTTAGAAAACAAGGATTGAAATCATGTCCTTCTGCTAGACATGCTTTGGAAATCTTTGGCAAGCCACTGTACTCTGTACGTGACCTGACCGGCTGAACCCATTGACAAAGACTTTACACTTTCTCGTGAATTAATATTAGTCTTTTCTTTTCACTCCATTTGTTTTTAGctcaattatttttttccttttcgaCCTCCATAATTGGTGAACATCTTGCATGTTTTGGATTCTTTTGATATTAGAAGTGTAATAAAtgttttaatactttttttgtttggcatctgaatttttcatttatatatataaataaagagCATGTAGAAACAAAAACCTGCAAAATGAATTTTCCATTTATTTATccattttatttgatatgaaaAAGAAATTTACCATTGTATCATTCTTTTCCAAATAGCACCATTACTATCTACCAACACGTTTATTGTCTTCTACCAACTTCGGTAGTGATAGTATTGGTGCCTTGCGGTGGTCATTATTGTAGCGAGTCAATGTCGTTTTATCTGATAAATATACATCAACCATCGACCTATCGTTAAGGGAATACAAGCGGTGGGTTTAATCTTCGGAAGAAAAGTCATTTGTTGAAACCTCTACTTTTCTCGTGGAAGAAAAAACGTGAACCACATAAATCTAGAATTTCAATTGACTTTgaccaattttaattttattaactcCATTAAATATCCATTAataatgtcaaaaaaaaatccattaaTAAATGCTTTCTAAGTTAAAATATGGAGTGCTTATTTGCTTTTAGCACACATTAACATAACACTTTTTtgctttttcattttaaaatcaaatttgaattcaGAAATAGTGGGAAGTAtataatatgttaagataaaaataaataaatgattgcCCTAGTTGGAAAAATAGTTGTTAAGACAAACAATTACTCCTACCCTCTcttaaacaaatattatatgtttgacaaaaaaatctgATGGTGTCAGAAAGGTTGAACGCTCAACAACGTAGTTCTTAACTTTAATTGAATAACAATGCTATTGGTCTCGGGTCTTTGTTTTGTACATTGAAGAGATATTTGCTAAGGAGCCAGCTCATTTTGACTGCAACTTTCTACACAAATACTTATAACCCTCTTAACTGCTATAAATACAAGGCTTGGATCAAACCAAGTGATCACCAAACTTAAAGAAAGAGAGATAGTAATCATGGAGCAGATCCTCTCTAACTCAAACCCTTTCCTTTTAACTCTTTTAGCTTTGTTCCCACTTATCATCTTCGCACTTATCAAGAAAAACAACAAATCAAGAAAGCTAAACCTTCCTCCATCCCCACCAAAGCTTCCCTTCATCGGAAACCTCCACCAAATCGGCGACTTACCACACAAGTCACTCCACGACCTCTCCCTCAAACATGGACCATTCATGTTCGTAAACTTCGGAGCAACTCGATACCTCGTGGTCTCATCCGCTGCTGCTCTTGAAGAGATCTCCAAGAACCATGACATTGACTTCTCGAACCGACCCGCTATCGCTAGCCTCCAAGGTCTAAAGGGTAATGGCCAAGACATGGTCTATCATCCTTATGGAGACCACTGGAAGCAGTTGAGAAAAGTGGGCGCTCTTCATCTCTTGAACAAAAACGCTGTCAACAAGTTTCAGACAATGAGAGATGAAGAGATCTCGAGTATGTTAAAGACACTTGATGTTCATAACGTGAAAGGCGAAGATGTCGATATAACGGATATATTCAACATCGTGGTGAGCAATATCTTTCTTAGGTCGTACACGGGTAGTACCCATAAGGAAGATAAGACCACGAAGAAGTTTTTGGATTGGGATGTTAAGTTCAAGAAGCTCATGGGAGCTTTCTGTGTTGGTGATATGTACTCGAGCTTCGCTTGGGTCGACAGATTTACGGGTTTTACAACTCTTTTAAGGAACATCTACTCGGAGTTGGACGGTATCATGGATAAACTCATCAATGAAAGAGAGAAGGAGAGCTATGTGGACGTTCTTGTTCGCCTACGAGACGTCGAAAAATATGACTACGATGTCAAAGCTATCATGAAGGTATGTGGAACATTCTCTAGATACTTCCATttaatgttctaaaaatcagGCGCATAGgtaataatcaaaacaattttcttaaaatccaactcaaaaaatttaaatagtttatatcgtcttaaatatttctaaattagtctaaatcaatttaaaatggTATCAATCggttaaatcaatcaaaatgtTAGTGCAATTCGACAAGCTTgtctgtttttttatatataatttttataacttataaaaaaaccataatatataataaataacaaatcaTTTGTTAATATTTGGCTCCACCTAGATCCCAAATAATCTTCTTAGTCGGTTGTCTATAAAACATCCACTTACACTAGGGATTTTAGAACATTGCTTTCATGCATATGTATAAGTCAGCTATTGAAATGTTCTTGGTCCAACTGTAGGGTACATTTGTCGCGGCTATAGAATCCGTAGCACTGGAGCTTGAGTGGCTATTCTCGGAACTCATCAAGAACCCTGAAGTTTTAAAGAAAGCACAAGAAGAAGTACAACGCGTAGTTGGGACCAAAGCTGAGATAACCAGTAATGAAATAGAACAAATGCATTATTTGAGATGTATCATTAAGGAGACGTTGAGGCTTCACCCACCAGGTATAGTTCCGAGACAGACATC includes the following:
- the LOC103846934 gene encoding cytochrome P450 71A1, with product MEQIVFNSHTFLLTLFALFPILFFAILKNKIRSKKIKLPPSPPKLPLIGNLHQIGNLPHKSLQDLSLKHGQFMFVNLGTTPYLVVSTADALEEITKNHDITISNRPTNTSVYPLMGNGQDLLYHPYGDHWKQLRKISAMHLMNKNVVNHRFQTLRDEEISSMLETIHLSSLKGEEINISDMMNTVVSSVLHRSYTGSSKREEKEGLSSSMRFLNWDVKFKKLLGSLCVEDLFPILGLMDRFTGFKTLLKSTYLELDSIMETLISEREKESFVDVLIHQRDNDKLDYDVKAIMQGIFVAGVDSVALELEWLMADLIKHPKVMRKAQEEVHRIVGTKSKISNDEIEKMHYLKCVIKETMRLHPAGVVPRETSSKWIKVGGYDIPPKTKVFVNLYSIQRDPKQWENPDDFIPERFMENNIEFMGSKGYIPFGFGRRNCPGMAFGNTLLEEIIVNLLYRFDWKLPDGSKPEELNMEEVSQFVIAKKYPLRLVPVQRFKSKA
- the LOC103846935 gene encoding cytochrome P450 71A1; this translates as MEQILSNSNPFLLTLLALFPLIIFALIKKNNKSRKLNLPPSPPKLPFIGNLHQIGDLPHKSLHDLSLKHGPFMFVNFGATRYLVVSSAAALEEISKNHDIDFSNRPAIASLQGLKGNGQDMVYHPYGDHWKQLRKVGALHLLNKNAVNKFQTMRDEEISSMLKTLDVHNVKGEDVDITDIFNIVVSNIFLRSYTGSTHKEDKTTKKFLDWDVKFKKLMGAFCVGDMYSSFAWVDRFTGFTTLLRNIYSELDGIMDKLINEREKESYVDVLVRLRDVEKYDYDVKAIMKGTFVAAIESVALELEWLFSELIKNPEVLKKAQEEVQRVVGTKAEITSNEIEQMHYLRCIIKETLRLHPPGIVPRQTSSKWIKVGGYDIPPNTKVLVNLFAVQRDPKDWDRPDEFIPERFMEKHVDFMGSKGYVPFGFGRRNCPGMAYGIALLEEIIANLLYRFDWKMYDGSKPEELSMEEISQFVVTRKVPLRVIPVRRV